Proteins from one Phyllobacterium zundukense genomic window:
- a CDS encoding ABC transporter ATP-binding protein, which yields MDRIVVSGIRKTFQLKPGQYVTVDGEETDRITVLDGVDLNIRKGEFITLVGPSGSGKSVLLDITGGLTQASKGIVQLDGTTITRPDPKTGYVFQQYALFPWRTALSNIEYALEVRGVPKRERSDRARYFLALFGLSGFEDRYPNQLSGGMQQRVAIARALASNPEVLLMDEPFAALDAQTREILQSELLKIWEKINTTVIFVTHSIDEAIYLADRIVVMTARPGTVKEIIDIDLPRPRDGDIRSSTEFNAHRARVWEALRDEVNKAQKDWALSPAYAN from the coding sequence ATGGACCGAATTGTCGTCTCCGGTATCAGAAAAACCTTCCAGCTCAAGCCGGGTCAATATGTGACTGTCGACGGTGAGGAGACCGATCGCATCACTGTCCTCGATGGCGTCGATCTGAACATCCGCAAGGGCGAGTTCATCACGCTGGTTGGTCCGAGCGGCAGCGGCAAATCTGTCCTGCTCGATATCACCGGCGGGTTGACACAGGCGAGCAAGGGCATCGTGCAACTGGATGGCACCACCATCACCAGGCCCGATCCCAAGACTGGTTATGTGTTCCAGCAATATGCGCTCTTCCCTTGGCGCACCGCCCTGTCGAACATCGAATATGCCTTGGAAGTGCGTGGCGTACCAAAGCGCGAACGCAGCGACCGCGCGCGATATTTCCTTGCTCTGTTCGGACTGTCCGGCTTCGAGGATCGCTATCCCAATCAGCTTTCCGGCGGAATGCAGCAGCGTGTGGCCATCGCCCGCGCCTTGGCGAGCAATCCCGAAGTGCTGCTTATGGATGAACCATTCGCAGCGCTCGATGCGCAGACGCGCGAAATCCTGCAGAGCGAACTCCTGAAGATCTGGGAGAAGATCAACACGACCGTGATCTTCGTCACGCACTCCATCGACGAGGCGATTTATCTCGCCGACCGCATCGTTGTGATGACCGCCCGTCCCGGCACGGTGAAGGAAATCATCGATATCGATCTGCCGCGCCCGCGCGATGGCGACATTCGATCCAGCACGGAATTCAACGCACATCGCGCCCGCGTTTGGGAAGCACTGCGTGATGAAGTCAACAAGGCGCAAAAGGATTGGGCGCTGTCGCCTGCCTACGCCAACTAA
- a CDS encoding 4Fe-4S binding protein — protein sequence MIEIVSASRCIECDICVKVCPANVFDAVPDSAPIIARQDDCQTCYLCEIYCPVDALYVAHRAEGHFPITEAEVEQRNLFGSYARALGWKRGKAGGTEHDPTHRIRVAAV from the coding sequence ATGATTGAGATTGTCTCCGCAAGCCGTTGTATTGAATGCGATATCTGTGTGAAGGTTTGCCCCGCGAATGTGTTTGACGCGGTGCCGGATTCGGCGCCGATCATAGCGCGCCAAGACGATTGCCAGACCTGCTACCTCTGCGAAATCTATTGTCCCGTCGATGCGTTGTACGTCGCGCATCGCGCGGAAGGCCACTTTCCGATCACAGAAGCCGAGGTCGAGCAACGCAATCTGTTTGGCAGTTATGCGCGCGCGCTCGGCTGGAAACGCGGCAAGGCTGGCGGAACCGAACATGATCCGACGCACCGCATTCGCGTCGCGGCGGTTTGA
- a CDS encoding thioredoxin family protein — protein sequence MPKTESNAITLGTKAADFILPDAEGKLYELSSFSEKPALLVAFISNRCPFVVLLREALAQFALEYAPKGLQIVAINSNDAKAHPEETLARIGEEAANFGYSFPYLKDGSQTVAKAYRAACTPDLFLFDAERRLAYHGQFDDARPGNGRPVTGADIRAAVDAVLLGQKPSDKQVASIGCNIKWLEGNEPSSLSHAA from the coding sequence ATGCCTAAGACAGAATCAAACGCCATTACGCTCGGCACAAAAGCCGCTGACTTCATCTTGCCGGATGCGGAAGGAAAACTTTACGAGCTTTCGAGCTTCTCCGAAAAGCCCGCTTTGCTCGTCGCTTTCATCTCCAACCGTTGTCCGTTCGTTGTGTTGCTGCGGGAAGCGCTGGCACAGTTTGCGCTCGAATATGCGCCGAAGGGATTGCAGATCGTCGCCATCAACAGCAATGACGCGAAGGCGCATCCGGAGGAAACGCTTGCGCGCATCGGCGAGGAAGCCGCCAACTTCGGCTATTCATTTCCATATCTGAAGGACGGGTCACAGACCGTTGCCAAGGCCTACCGCGCCGCCTGTACGCCCGATCTGTTTCTCTTCGATGCGGAGCGCCGTCTCGCCTATCACGGTCAGTTCGATGATGCGCGTCCTGGCAACGGCAGGCCGGTAACAGGCGCGGATATCAGAGCCGCTGTCGATGCTGTGCTTCTCGGCCAGAAGCCATCTGACAAGCAGGTCGCATCCATCGGCTGCAACATCAAATGGCTGGAAGGCAATGAGCCGTCCTCGCTCTCTCACGCTGCTTGA
- a CDS encoding FAD-binding protein has protein sequence MSSDRLKSTGNDPLHLQADVLVLGGGPSGAWAALAAAEDGARVVLADKGYLGTSGATAPSNTGTWCVPPGENRGQAVERRWQRTGGLADQRWMLRCVDQAYENLVKLSEWGYLFPHEDDGRLYIANLRGPDYMRFMRRRVLEAGVTVLDHHPALELLSNGDAITGASGVDRQRNRDWSVEAKAVVLATGGCAFHERILGATGLTGDGYLMAAEAGAHLSGMEFTGKYTLAPYETSLNKGLPYRWATFYREDGSPLLDANGEQVSNGIGERERDIAKALIDGPVFARLDHAEPALQDWLRRGQPNCFVPHDRAGIDPFTELFRITLRAEGTVRGTGGIMLATADCGTGVPGLYVAGDAASRENMTGAVSGGGAVNSSWAIASGWWSGKGASTHARKSARKAFRSVSKPLGEAGLRPAGNARADLRTAEIIEAVRAEVIPLEKNYFRDGTTLHTSSERLESIWNDVRQHLHAEGVDRVRSRETASITASARWSLASALARNESRGMHRRADRPGNDPAFARRILVSGVDAISIGEAQISREGIAS, from the coding sequence ATGTCATCTGATCGTTTAAAATCCACCGGCAATGATCCGCTGCATTTGCAAGCGGATGTGCTGGTGCTTGGCGGCGGTCCTTCCGGCGCATGGGCGGCGCTGGCGGCTGCAGAAGACGGAGCTCGTGTTGTCCTCGCTGACAAGGGTTATCTTGGCACGAGCGGCGCCACGGCTCCGTCCAACACCGGAACCTGGTGCGTACCGCCGGGTGAAAATCGTGGCCAGGCTGTCGAGCGGCGCTGGCAGCGCACCGGCGGGCTTGCCGATCAGCGCTGGATGCTGCGCTGCGTCGATCAGGCTTACGAAAATCTGGTGAAACTTTCCGAGTGGGGTTACCTGTTTCCGCACGAAGATGATGGCCGGCTCTACATCGCCAATCTTCGCGGCCCGGATTACATGCGTTTCATGCGACGGCGGGTGCTGGAGGCCGGTGTCACCGTGCTCGATCACCACCCTGCCCTTGAACTTCTGTCGAATGGTGATGCGATCACAGGCGCTTCCGGCGTAGACCGGCAGCGCAACCGCGACTGGAGTGTAGAGGCAAAAGCCGTTGTGCTCGCCACAGGCGGTTGTGCTTTCCACGAGCGTATCCTCGGCGCAACCGGCCTCACTGGCGATGGCTACCTGATGGCTGCGGAAGCCGGCGCGCATCTTTCCGGTATGGAGTTCACCGGGAAGTACACGCTTGCCCCCTATGAAACGTCGCTCAACAAAGGCCTGCCCTACAGGTGGGCTACATTCTACCGCGAGGATGGCTCGCCTCTTCTCGACGCAAACGGTGAACAGGTTTCCAACGGCATCGGCGAGCGCGAGAGGGATATTGCGAAGGCGCTGATTGACGGTCCGGTTTTTGCCCGTCTCGACCATGCCGAGCCCGCCTTGCAGGATTGGCTGCGCCGGGGCCAGCCCAATTGCTTCGTGCCACATGACCGTGCCGGTATCGATCCCTTCACAGAGCTGTTTCGCATCACGTTGCGGGCCGAAGGCACGGTACGAGGCACCGGCGGCATCATGCTCGCTACCGCCGATTGCGGCACCGGAGTCCCCGGACTCTACGTGGCCGGCGACGCAGCCAGCCGCGAGAACATGACAGGGGCAGTGTCGGGCGGCGGAGCTGTCAATTCGTCCTGGGCGATCGCCAGCGGCTGGTGGTCAGGCAAAGGTGCTTCAACCCACGCGCGTAAATCGGCACGGAAAGCCTTCCGTTCCGTATCGAAACCCCTCGGCGAAGCGGGACTGCGACCGGCCGGAAACGCTCGTGCGGACCTGCGCACCGCTGAAATCATCGAAGCTGTTCGCGCCGAGGTCATCCCTCTCGAAAAGAATTATTTTCGCGATGGTACAACCTTGCACACCAGCAGCGAGAGGCTGGAGAGCATTTGGAATGATGTGCGTCAGCATCTCCACGCCGAGGGCGTGGACCGCGTGCGCAGTCGCGAAACCGCATCAATCACCGCTTCGGCGCGCTGGTCGCTGGCGTCCGCACTCGCGCGCAATGAAAGCCGCGGTATGCACCGGCGGGCAGACCGCCCCGGTAATGATCCGGCATTTGCCCGCCGTATCCTCGTCAGCGGTGTCGATGCGATCAGTATTGGCGAAGCGCAAATCAGTCGCGAGGGGATCGCGTCATGA